In a single window of the Streptomyces sp. NBC_00285 genome:
- a CDS encoding enoyl-CoA hydratase/isomerase family protein, producing the protein MTDTESLPLIVEQRGPVRWLRLNRPQRRNALDIPLIEALDKQITSADADPNTAVIVVAGNGPSFCAGGDFHQFLELDDNGVHPVGFLADVSACFTRIAASPKPWVAVLHGHAVAGGLELALACDVVVAADTTLIGDGHVTRRLVPAGGSSVRLPGAVGRGLSRWLLLTGELLPATAFAHTGWIQEIVPEPDLDATATRISRQLADRHSPAQHHLKTLLHRIDGTTPEQALREELATFADNWQASSVADALRAFLTPHTTKADTT; encoded by the coding sequence GTGACCGACACCGAATCCCTCCCCCTCATCGTCGAACAACGCGGCCCTGTCCGATGGCTGCGGCTCAACCGCCCCCAGCGACGCAACGCCCTCGACATCCCCCTCATAGAAGCCCTGGACAAACAGATCACCAGCGCCGACGCCGACCCCAACACAGCGGTGATCGTCGTGGCAGGCAACGGGCCGAGCTTCTGCGCCGGCGGAGACTTCCACCAATTTCTGGAGCTGGACGACAACGGCGTCCACCCGGTCGGATTCCTGGCCGACGTGTCCGCCTGCTTCACCCGTATCGCGGCCAGCCCGAAACCATGGGTCGCCGTCCTGCACGGCCACGCCGTCGCCGGCGGCCTCGAACTCGCCCTGGCCTGCGATGTCGTCGTCGCCGCCGACACCACCCTCATCGGCGACGGCCACGTCACGCGGCGGCTCGTACCGGCCGGCGGATCCAGTGTCCGCCTCCCCGGCGCGGTCGGACGCGGCCTGTCGCGCTGGCTCCTGCTCACCGGCGAACTGCTGCCCGCCACCGCGTTCGCGCACACCGGCTGGATCCAGGAGATCGTGCCCGAACCGGACCTCGACGCCACCGCCACCCGCATCAGCCGGCAACTGGCCGACCGCCACAGCCCCGCCCAGCACCACCTCAAAACGCTGCTGCACCGCATCGACGGCACCACCCCCGAACAAGCCCTGCGGGAGGAACTCGCCACCTTCGCCGACAACTGGCAAGCCAGCTCGGTCGCCGACGCCCTGCGCGCCTTCCTCACACCCCACACCACGAAAGCAGACACCACGTGA
- a CDS encoding AMP-binding protein translates to MSADDRVAELTARFTAPSLNAAWLLCDQHPADRTAFTVVDGAGGASTLTYGELAADSHRYARALQGLGVGPSDRVATLMGKSTDLVTVILAIWRLGAVYVPLFTAFAPQAIALRLEGSGAHVVLVDPDQRHKLDPGPDMPDDPQRRVVVTGTAASPGDTSLAGHVAAASPEPVPAVTTSGDGPLVHMFTSGTTGKPKGVIHPVSYIAGWQIYLEYGLGIPQEGSSYWCAADPGWAYGLYAAIVAPLAAGIPSLLLSGGFSPETTWRTLADHQVTDFTAAPTVYRGLRSSTVPVPTGLRLQRASSAGEPLTPEVNEWAGAVLGLAVHDHFGQTEVGMPLANHHHPELARPLKTGSMGRPLPGWSLTVLADDKDEPAGPGVLGRVAIDVSASPLMTFRDYQTAGQSYGKFTPDGRYYLTGDAGRIDDDGDFFFSSRDDDVIIMAGYRIGPFEIESVLAQHPAVAECSVIGAPDEVRGEVIEAYIVPRDGHDASPELATELQQLVKTRYAAHAYPRTIHFIDALPKTPSGKTQRYLLRNRRRTELTTRKTP, encoded by the coding sequence ATGAGCGCCGACGACCGGGTCGCCGAACTGACCGCGAGATTCACGGCTCCCTCACTGAATGCGGCCTGGTTGCTGTGCGACCAACACCCCGCTGATCGAACCGCGTTCACTGTCGTAGACGGAGCCGGTGGGGCTTCCACGCTCACCTACGGAGAGCTCGCCGCGGACTCGCACCGGTATGCCCGGGCGTTGCAGGGGCTTGGGGTCGGTCCGAGTGACCGGGTGGCGACCCTGATGGGCAAGAGCACCGACCTGGTCACCGTGATCCTGGCGATCTGGCGGCTGGGTGCCGTCTACGTCCCGCTGTTCACCGCGTTCGCGCCCCAGGCCATCGCCCTGCGCCTGGAGGGCTCGGGTGCGCATGTCGTGCTCGTCGACCCGGACCAGCGCCACAAACTCGACCCTGGCCCCGACATGCCGGACGACCCCCAGCGCCGTGTCGTCGTCACCGGAACCGCCGCCTCCCCCGGTGACACCTCGCTGGCCGGCCACGTCGCGGCCGCGTCACCGGAGCCGGTGCCCGCCGTCACCACGAGCGGGGACGGACCGCTGGTGCACATGTTCACCTCCGGCACCACGGGCAAGCCCAAGGGCGTCATCCACCCTGTCTCCTACATCGCCGGATGGCAGATCTACCTCGAGTACGGCCTCGGCATCCCCCAGGAGGGCAGCAGTTACTGGTGCGCCGCCGACCCCGGCTGGGCCTACGGCCTGTACGCGGCCATCGTCGCCCCGCTGGCCGCCGGCATCCCCAGCCTGCTGCTGTCCGGCGGGTTCTCCCCGGAGACGACCTGGCGCACCCTCGCCGACCACCAGGTCACCGACTTCACCGCCGCCCCCACCGTGTACCGGGGCCTGCGCTCCTCGACCGTGCCAGTGCCGACCGGGCTGCGCCTGCAGCGCGCGTCCAGCGCGGGTGAGCCGCTGACTCCCGAGGTCAACGAGTGGGCCGGCGCTGTACTGGGCCTGGCCGTGCACGATCACTTCGGCCAGACCGAGGTCGGCATGCCGTTGGCCAACCACCACCACCCGGAACTCGCCCGCCCCCTCAAGACCGGATCGATGGGCCGGCCGCTGCCCGGCTGGAGCCTCACCGTCCTGGCCGACGACAAGGACGAACCCGCCGGACCAGGCGTGCTCGGCCGGGTCGCGATCGACGTATCGGCAAGCCCGCTGATGACCTTCCGCGACTACCAGACAGCAGGCCAGAGTTACGGCAAGTTCACCCCCGACGGCCGCTACTACCTCACCGGCGACGCCGGACGTATCGACGACGACGGTGACTTCTTCTTCTCCTCCCGCGACGACGACGTCATCATCATGGCCGGCTACCGGATCGGCCCGTTCGAGATCGAGAGCGTCCTGGCCCAGCATCCCGCCGTCGCCGAGTGCAGTGTCATCGGCGCACCCGACGAGGTGCGCGGCGAGGTCATCGAGGCCTACATCGTCCCGCGCGACGGCCACGACGCCTCACCGGAACTGGCCACCGAACTCCAGCAGTTGGTCAAAACCCGCTACGCCGCCCACGCCTACCCGCGCACCATCCACTTCATCGACGCACTGCCCAAAACCCCCAGCGGCAAGACCCAGCGCTACCTGCTGCGCAACCGCCGACGCACCGAACTCACCACCCGAAAGACACCGTGA
- a CDS encoding CocE/NonD family hydrolase, translated as MQHLYEIDVRVPMRDSVALAANVWHPTEGKAPTLLVRLPYGKDAMMGVGHALMPDIQALLEAGYALVVQDCRGTHRSEGEFVPHMADRNDGEDTVAWIAEQPWSDGTVGMYGGSYLGMVQWETAVTGAPGLKAIAPAVTSIDNYEAPWYGPGGALSLSLVTLWNAIMYAADAQRSLATSEDTLSQVQELGQALLSPEALNEVLPTADVPVLREYGKWWDEWMAHPSHDGYWDAMELTSELKNVTVPALNIGGWYDLYIGQTLRTYTTARQKAGTAQAREGQRLIIGPWDHGAAGDGVYRDRSFGPLASARLMGLSDLHVKFFDRWLRGDTTALDGVAPVKIFVMGIDQWRDEQEWPLPDTRWADFHLASTGHANTADGDGVLTTQAPTDAGHETYLYDPRRPVPSAGGASMPTTPGFCGPVDQRTVAAREDVLCFATPVLEEAVEVTGPVSLTLFVSSSAVDTDFTAKLVDVFPDGKAINLCDGILRTRYRNGLATQELMEPGTVYEITVDMTGTSNVFLPGHRIRVDVSSSNFPRYDRNTNTGGVIAHESEEQMIPAINHIHHGPNHPSRLVLPVIDRKDQA; from the coding sequence ATGCAGCACCTGTATGAGATAGACGTCCGGGTTCCGATGCGCGACAGCGTGGCCCTCGCCGCCAACGTGTGGCATCCGACGGAGGGGAAGGCACCGACGCTGCTCGTGCGTCTGCCGTACGGCAAGGACGCCATGATGGGCGTCGGCCACGCGCTCATGCCCGACATTCAGGCCCTGCTGGAGGCCGGGTACGCGTTGGTGGTGCAGGACTGCCGGGGCACCCACCGCTCGGAGGGCGAGTTCGTTCCGCACATGGCCGACCGCAACGATGGCGAGGACACCGTCGCCTGGATCGCCGAGCAGCCCTGGTCCGACGGCACGGTGGGCATGTACGGAGGCTCCTACCTCGGGATGGTCCAGTGGGAGACCGCCGTGACCGGTGCCCCGGGCCTCAAGGCGATCGCACCGGCCGTCACCTCGATCGACAACTATGAGGCGCCCTGGTACGGCCCGGGTGGTGCGCTCTCACTGAGCCTGGTCACACTGTGGAACGCCATAATGTACGCGGCCGACGCGCAGCGGTCCCTGGCGACGAGTGAGGACACCTTGTCGCAGGTGCAGGAGCTGGGGCAGGCGCTGCTGTCCCCCGAGGCTCTCAACGAGGTGCTGCCGACGGCGGACGTTCCGGTCCTCAGGGAGTACGGGAAGTGGTGGGACGAGTGGATGGCCCACCCGTCCCACGACGGGTACTGGGATGCCATGGAGCTCACGTCCGAGCTCAAGAACGTCACCGTCCCGGCGCTCAACATCGGCGGCTGGTACGACCTCTACATCGGCCAGACCTTGCGCACCTACACCACCGCCCGCCAGAAGGCGGGCACCGCCCAGGCGCGCGAGGGGCAGCGCCTGATCATCGGGCCGTGGGACCACGGAGCCGCCGGGGACGGCGTCTACCGCGACCGGTCCTTCGGCCCGCTGGCCAGCGCCCGGTTGATGGGCCTGTCCGACCTGCATGTGAAGTTCTTCGACCGCTGGCTGCGCGGTGACACCACCGCGCTGGACGGCGTGGCACCGGTGAAGATCTTCGTGATGGGCATCGACCAGTGGCGCGACGAGCAGGAGTGGCCGCTGCCCGACACGCGGTGGGCCGACTTCCACCTCGCGAGCACCGGGCACGCCAACACCGCTGACGGCGACGGCGTGTTGACCACCCAGGCGCCGACCGATGCCGGGCACGAGACCTACCTCTACGACCCGCGCCGCCCGGTTCCCTCGGCCGGCGGGGCCTCGATGCCGACGACGCCGGGGTTCTGCGGCCCGGTCGACCAGCGCACAGTCGCCGCCCGCGAGGACGTGCTGTGCTTCGCCACGCCCGTACTGGAGGAGGCGGTCGAAGTGACGGGCCCGGTCAGCCTGACGCTGTTCGTGTCCTCGTCGGCGGTGGACACCGACTTCACCGCCAAGCTCGTCGACGTCTTCCCCGACGGCAAGGCGATCAACCTGTGCGACGGCATCCTGCGCACCCGCTACCGGAACGGCCTCGCCACGCAAGAGCTGATGGAGCCGGGCACGGTCTACGAAATCACCGTCGACATGACAGGCACCTCCAACGTGTTCCTGCCCGGTCACCGCATCCGCGTGGACGTGTCCAGCAGCAACTTCCCCCGCTACGACCGCAACACCAACACCGGCGGCGTCATCGCCCACGAGAGCGAGGAGCAGATGATCCCCGCGATCAACCACATCCACCACGGGCCGAACCACCCCAGCCGTCTGGTCCTGCCGGTCATCGACCGCAAGGACCAGGCATGA
- a CDS encoding MHYT domain-containing protein — MTVNVSNFYYGAVTPVAAYLMACLGAGLGLRCTTRSLRRPHRRAGWLALGAISIGCGIWTMHFIAMIGFSVQGALVDYDATKTLLSLVVAIAVVAVGVFLVGYRGGSPTTLATAGTVTGLGVAAMHYLGMAAIHTNGALRYDTPTVVLSVAIAIAAATAALWAAVSIHALWASLGASLVMGVAVTGMHYTGMAAVSVHLTGQSAVAQSSTSLLSFLLLMLAGPLSVLLVAAVIVMFDPDLMLGDDNWDQATPARSMADAPSPAR, encoded by the coding sequence ATGACCGTCAACGTCTCCAACTTCTACTACGGCGCCGTGACCCCCGTCGCCGCCTATCTGATGGCCTGCCTCGGTGCCGGCCTCGGGCTGCGCTGCACGACGCGTTCCCTTCGCCGTCCGCACCGAAGAGCCGGGTGGCTTGCACTGGGCGCCATATCGATCGGGTGCGGCATCTGGACCATGCACTTCATCGCCATGATCGGCTTCAGCGTCCAGGGCGCACTGGTCGACTACGACGCGACGAAGACGCTGCTCAGCCTCGTCGTCGCGATCGCCGTCGTCGCCGTCGGCGTGTTCCTCGTCGGTTACCGGGGCGGCTCCCCGACGACCCTGGCGACGGCCGGCACGGTCACCGGACTCGGGGTTGCCGCCATGCACTACCTCGGGATGGCCGCCATCCACACCAACGGCGCCCTCCGGTACGACACACCCACGGTGGTGCTGTCCGTCGCCATCGCCATCGCGGCCGCCACGGCCGCTCTGTGGGCAGCGGTCTCCATCCACGCCCTGTGGGCCAGCCTCGGCGCCAGCCTGGTGATGGGCGTGGCCGTGACCGGGATGCACTACACCGGCATGGCCGCCGTATCCGTCCACCTCACGGGCCAGTCCGCCGTCGCCCAGTCCTCCACCAGCCTGCTCTCGTTCCTTCTCCTCATGCTGGCCGGCCCTCTCTCCGTCCTCCTCGTCGCCGCCGTGATCGTCATGTTCGACCCCGACCTGATGCTCGGCGACGACAACTGGGACCAGGCCACTCCCGCACGGTCCATGGCCGACGCCCCCTCCCCCGCGCGGTAG
- the ppk2 gene encoding polyphosphate kinase 2 gives MAEKGVARLPRKAYEKELLRLQTELVKLQEWVRAEGTRLVVVFEGRDAAGKGGTIKRVAEHLNPRVARIAALAKPTERERTQWYFQRYVEHLPAAGEIVLFDRSWYNRAGVEHVMGFCSKEEYQLFLRQCPLFERMLVEAGIVLRKYWFSVSDTEQQERFRRRLEDPLRRWKLSPMDLESISHWEAYSRAKDEMLVHTDISEAPWYVVESDDKRRARLNMIAHLLGSVPYDDVPPPVLELPVRPPSTGYQRPPRDLQTYVPDHAASL, from the coding sequence ATGGCCGAGAAGGGCGTGGCGAGGCTGCCGCGGAAGGCGTACGAGAAGGAACTGCTGCGCCTGCAGACGGAGTTGGTGAAACTCCAGGAGTGGGTACGGGCCGAGGGCACCCGGCTGGTCGTGGTCTTCGAGGGCCGGGACGCGGCGGGCAAGGGCGGCACGATCAAACGGGTCGCCGAGCACCTCAACCCGCGTGTCGCGCGGATCGCGGCGCTTGCGAAGCCCACCGAGCGTGAGCGCACGCAGTGGTACTTCCAGCGGTACGTCGAGCATCTGCCGGCCGCGGGCGAGATCGTGCTGTTCGACCGCAGTTGGTACAACCGGGCCGGTGTCGAGCACGTGATGGGTTTCTGCAGCAAGGAGGAGTACCAGCTGTTCCTCCGGCAGTGTCCGCTCTTCGAGCGGATGCTGGTCGAGGCCGGGATCGTGCTGCGCAAGTACTGGTTCTCGGTGAGCGACACCGAACAGCAGGAGCGGTTCAGGCGCCGCCTGGAGGATCCGCTGCGGCGCTGGAAGCTGTCCCCGATGGATCTGGAGTCGATCAGCCACTGGGAGGCGTACTCCCGGGCCAAGGACGAGATGCTGGTGCACACGGACATCTCGGAGGCGCCGTGGTACGTCGTGGAGAGTGACGACAAGCGACGGGCCCGTCTGAACATGATCGCGCACCTGCTCGGCTCGGTGCCCTACGACGACGTCCCGCCACCGGTGCTGGAGCTGCCCGTGCGCCCGCCGTCGACCGGCTACCAGCGTCCGCCGCGTGATCTGCAGACCTACGTCCCCGACCACGCGGCGAGCCTCTGA
- a CDS encoding SulP family inorganic anion transporter, which yields MARGTVGWVERARHLAPGAAVLLGYRRAWLRGDLLAGFTVAAYLVPQVMAYAGVAGLPPVAGLWAILPALALYALLGSARLLSVGPESTTALMTATVVAPLAVGDPGRYATLAATLAVTVGLLCLVARVVRLGFLADLLSRPVLIGYMTGVALIMMVDQLPKLTGVATTGSEFFPQLWSFLRHLPDAHTATVVFSAAVLVLLFTVMRYGRAVPGPLLAVVLGTAAAAAFDLDGRYGVPVIGDVPSGLPGLAWPEFGEVPELVLPALGVLLVAYTDFVLTARAFNTEGPGLDANQEFLALGAANLGAGLLHGFPVSSSASRTALASSAGARSQAYSLVAGAVVLAVLLFLGQLLTRMPSAVLGALVVYAAVRMIDLAGFRRLASFRRRELLLALGCLAGVLALDILYGVLVAVGLSVAELLIRVARPHDAVEGLVPGVAGMHDIDDYPAARTIPGLLVYRYDSPLFFANAENFHRRALAAVDEQTGPVHWFVLNTEANVEVDITALDAVDELRRELADRGIVFALARVKTDLMNDLKAYGLADSVGADLIFPTLPTAVVSYHEWCRDREQT from the coding sequence ATGGCACGCGGCACGGTCGGGTGGGTGGAGAGGGCGCGTCACCTGGCGCCCGGAGCGGCCGTCCTCCTCGGCTACCGGCGTGCCTGGCTGCGGGGCGACCTGCTGGCCGGCTTCACCGTGGCCGCCTACCTCGTCCCGCAGGTCATGGCGTACGCGGGCGTGGCCGGACTGCCCCCGGTAGCCGGGCTGTGGGCGATCCTGCCCGCCCTCGCCCTGTACGCCCTGCTCGGCTCCGCGCGCCTCCTGTCAGTGGGCCCGGAGTCCACGACCGCACTGATGACGGCCACCGTGGTCGCCCCGCTCGCCGTCGGCGACCCCGGCCGCTACGCCACCCTGGCGGCCACCCTCGCCGTCACGGTCGGCCTGCTGTGCCTGGTCGCACGAGTCGTACGTCTGGGCTTCCTCGCGGACCTGCTCTCCCGGCCCGTCCTGATCGGGTACATGACGGGCGTGGCGCTGATCATGATGGTGGACCAGCTGCCGAAACTCACGGGAGTCGCGACGACGGGAAGCGAGTTCTTCCCGCAGCTGTGGTCCTTCCTGCGGCACCTGCCCGACGCGCACACGGCCACCGTCGTCTTCTCCGCCGCCGTGCTCGTCCTCCTCTTCACCGTCATGAGATACGGCCGGGCCGTTCCCGGCCCGCTGCTCGCCGTGGTCCTCGGCACGGCCGCCGCGGCGGCCTTCGACCTCGACGGCCGGTACGGCGTCCCGGTGATCGGCGACGTTCCCTCCGGCCTGCCCGGCCTCGCGTGGCCGGAGTTCGGCGAGGTACCGGAACTCGTGCTGCCGGCCCTCGGCGTACTCCTGGTCGCGTACACGGACTTCGTCCTCACCGCGCGGGCGTTCAACACCGAGGGCCCCGGGCTCGACGCCAACCAGGAGTTCCTGGCCCTGGGCGCGGCCAACCTCGGCGCGGGCCTCCTGCACGGCTTCCCCGTCAGCAGCAGTGCCAGCCGCACGGCACTCGCCTCCTCCGCGGGCGCCCGCAGCCAGGCCTACTCCCTGGTCGCCGGAGCCGTCGTGCTCGCCGTCCTGCTCTTCCTCGGCCAGCTGCTCACCCGCATGCCCTCCGCCGTCCTCGGTGCGCTCGTCGTCTACGCGGCCGTCCGCATGATCGACCTCGCGGGCTTCCGCCGCCTGGCGTCCTTCCGCCGCCGCGAACTCCTGCTCGCCCTCGGCTGCCTGGCCGGAGTGCTGGCCCTGGACATCCTGTACGGCGTCCTCGTGGCGGTAGGCCTGTCGGTGGCGGAGCTGCTGATCCGGGTGGCCCGCCCGCACGACGCCGTGGAGGGACTCGTACCCGGGGTCGCCGGCATGCACGACATCGACGACTACCCGGCGGCCCGCACCATCCCCGGCCTGTTGGTCTACCGCTACGACTCCCCGCTCTTCTTCGCCAACGCCGAGAACTTCCACCGCCGTGCCCTGGCCGCCGTCGACGAACAGACCGGCCCTGTCCACTGGTTCGTCCTCAACACCGAGGCCAACGTCGAGGTCGACATCACCGCGCTCGACGCCGTGGACGAACTGCGCCGCGAACTCGCCGACCGGGGGATCGTGTTCGCCCTGGCCCGAGTCAAGACGGACCTCATGAACGACCTCAAGGCGTACGGCCTCGCCGACTCCGTCGGGGCGGACCTGATCTTTCCGACCCTGCCGACGGCGGTGGTCTCCTATCACGAGTGGTGCCGCGACAGGGAGCAGACGTAA
- a CDS encoding nitrilase-related carbon-nitrogen hydrolase encodes MTQPVRVVFRSASRVAPALGEGLRVALYQGQGPVGSRQAVEQNLERLVEVSALAADYDCQVVVFPEKYTTGYAIGPGQCRELAEHREGPSIERARLAAKENGLAVVLPYPERDGTDFYDSISVITADGLVEANYRKTHLYGAAERRNYSFGQDLPPVVSLNGIAVGVLNCYECEFPPLYQYLAERGAQVVLGPTAADGHFRLADGTMSQVPYQDATRHIIPAMASIWRLFVAYANRRGWEQVPAGAWQYQGNSGIWAPDGEPLIAATAEDRHHDCLFIADCLPSTVPPFSPEGHHPTDNRLTLNTTLKPTS; translated from the coding sequence ATGACCCAGCCTGTCCGCGTCGTCTTCCGTTCTGCTTCGCGCGTGGCACCCGCTCTCGGTGAAGGCTTGCGGGTGGCCCTCTACCAGGGGCAGGGCCCGGTCGGCAGCCGGCAGGCGGTGGAGCAGAACCTGGAGCGCCTGGTCGAGGTGAGCGCGCTGGCGGCGGACTACGACTGCCAGGTGGTGGTGTTCCCGGAGAAGTACACCACCGGCTACGCCATCGGCCCCGGGCAGTGCCGTGAGCTGGCCGAGCACCGCGAGGGCCCCTCCATCGAGCGTGCGCGGCTGGCGGCCAAGGAGAACGGCCTGGCCGTGGTCCTGCCTTATCCCGAACGCGACGGAACCGACTTCTACGACTCGATCAGCGTGATCACGGCCGACGGGCTGGTGGAGGCGAACTACCGCAAGACTCACCTGTACGGGGCCGCCGAGCGGCGCAACTATTCCTTCGGGCAGGACCTGCCGCCCGTGGTCAGCCTGAACGGCATCGCGGTGGGCGTGCTCAACTGCTACGAGTGCGAGTTCCCGCCGCTGTACCAGTACCTGGCCGAACGCGGCGCCCAGGTCGTCCTCGGGCCCACCGCCGCCGACGGGCACTTCCGCCTGGCCGACGGCACCATGAGCCAGGTCCCCTACCAGGACGCCACCCGCCACATCATCCCCGCCATGGCCAGTATCTGGCGTCTCTTCGTCGCCTACGCCAACCGCCGCGGCTGGGAACAGGTCCCCGCCGGAGCATGGCAGTACCAGGGCAACTCCGGTATCTGGGCCCCCGACGGCGAACCCCTGATCGCCGCCACCGCCGAAGACCGCCACCACGACTGCCTGTTCATCGCCGACTGCCTCCCCTCGACCGTCCCGCCCTTCAGCCCCGAAGGCCACCACCCCACCGACAACCGCCTCACCCTCAACACCACCCTGAAGCCCACAAGTTGA
- a CDS encoding nucleotidyltransferase domain-containing protein, translated as MSEQLPSGGIELTPDEIEALHTRWSSCWTPSEVAQQLAGIGTPWCVAAGWALDLFRGRQTRAHGDIEIAIPAAGFSEVRHRFPGYVFDGAGGGRIWEDATPEVLAAVHQTWLREPATGNYLLDVFREPHDGDTWICRRDERIRFPYSDIIHRTQDGIPYLAPELVLLFKAKHARRKDQSDFDATVPHMSPAQRGTLAELLDRVHPGHPWTGDL; from the coding sequence GTGAGCGAGCAACTGCCCAGCGGCGGCATCGAGTTGACACCTGACGAGATCGAAGCCCTCCACACCAGGTGGTCTTCCTGCTGGACCCCGAGTGAGGTCGCGCAGCAGTTGGCCGGGATCGGCACGCCCTGGTGTGTGGCCGCGGGCTGGGCGCTGGACCTGTTCCGCGGCAGGCAGACGCGCGCTCACGGGGACATCGAGATCGCGATTCCGGCCGCGGGGTTTTCCGAGGTCCGCCACCGCTTCCCCGGATACGTCTTCGACGGGGCGGGCGGTGGCCGGATCTGGGAGGACGCCACCCCGGAGGTGCTGGCCGCCGTACATCAGACGTGGCTGCGCGAGCCGGCCACCGGCAACTACCTGCTCGACGTGTTCCGTGAACCGCACGACGGCGACACCTGGATCTGCCGACGCGACGAGAGGATCCGGTTTCCCTACAGCGACATCATCCACCGCACCCAAGACGGTATCCCGTATCTGGCGCCCGAACTGGTCCTGCTGTTCAAGGCCAAGCACGCCCGCCGAAAGGATCAGTCGGACTTCGACGCGACCGTCCCGCACATGTCCCCGGCTCAGCGCGGAACCTTGGCCGAGCTCCTCGACCGCGTGCACCCGGGGCATCCCTGGACTGGGGATCTGTAG
- a CDS encoding CbtB domain-containing protein produces MAQHVAPPIATTPALPAKLPIGAIAPWAVFFGILMLVLLYFVGAEQGATSVVSGEGVHEWVHDARHLLGFPCH; encoded by the coding sequence ATGGCGCAGCATGTCGCACCGCCGATCGCCACCACCCCCGCTCTCCCCGCCAAACTGCCGATCGGGGCGATCGCCCCGTGGGCGGTCTTCTTCGGCATCCTGATGCTGGTCCTGCTGTACTTCGTCGGCGCCGAGCAGGGGGCTACGTCCGTGGTCTCCGGCGAGGGCGTCCACGAGTGGGTGCACGACGCCCGTCACCTGCTCGGCTTCCCCTGCCACTGA
- a CDS encoding CbtA family protein, with the protein MNSATVRNLLVRGMLAGLGAGVLALIVAYFLGEPNVDKAIGFEGAHAPAHEHEVELVSRSLQSTAGLATGVLIYGVAFGGIAALAYCFALGRVGRFTPRATALLLSGCALLAVYVVPFLKYPANPPAVGNGDTIGKRTTLYLLMMLLSVLLAIAAVILGKRLAPRLGTWWATVTALAAFTLVIGLAYAFLPVINEVPSDFPATVLWRFRLSALAIQVTLWGGFGLVFGELAERLLNPKPATAAPASAVAAPG; encoded by the coding sequence ATGAACTCCGCAACGGTGAGAAACCTTCTCGTGCGGGGCATGCTCGCCGGCCTCGGTGCCGGCGTGCTCGCCCTGATCGTCGCCTATTTTCTCGGTGAACCGAACGTGGACAAGGCGATCGGCTTCGAGGGGGCCCACGCTCCAGCGCACGAGCACGAGGTCGAACTCGTCTCCCGCAGCCTGCAGTCCACCGCCGGCCTGGCCACCGGCGTCCTCATCTACGGCGTCGCGTTCGGCGGCATCGCCGCCCTCGCCTACTGCTTCGCGCTCGGCCGGGTGGGTCGCTTCACCCCGCGAGCAACCGCGCTGTTGCTGTCCGGTTGCGCGCTCCTCGCGGTCTATGTCGTGCCGTTCCTGAAGTACCCGGCCAACCCGCCGGCGGTCGGCAACGGCGACACCATCGGCAAGCGGACCACGCTGTACCTCCTGATGATGCTGCTCAGTGTGCTTCTCGCGATCGCCGCTGTCATCCTGGGCAAGCGGCTCGCGCCGCGCCTGGGCACCTGGTGGGCGACCGTCACCGCGTTGGCCGCGTTCACCCTGGTGATCGGGCTTGCCTACGCGTTCCTGCCGGTCATCAACGAGGTGCCGAGCGACTTCCCGGCCACTGTCCTGTGGCGGTTCCGGCTCTCCGCCCTGGCCATACAGGTCACGCTGTGGGGAGGCTTCGGCCTCGTCTTCGGGGAACTGGCCGAGCGGCTGCTGAATCCGAAGCCCGCCACCGCGGCCCCGGCCTCGGCGGTCGCCGCCCCCGGCTGA
- a CDS encoding histidine phosphatase family protein: protein MTHRVTLVSPATNPSLRQARFDDGTTSLDNSGALQARSARGSLPSGAGLVTSPSTRCRETAAALGLAVETADAGPAGLDAGRWRGRTLDEVGRDEPEALTQWLADPASAPHGGESVQDLCLRVARWLDTVTESDGLTLAVVEPDVVRAAVVHVLGAPVTAFWRADVRPLTATEISGQGERWNLRLGHTLHP from the coding sequence GTGACCCACCGCGTCACCCTCGTCTCACCCGCGACGAACCCGTCCCTCCGCCAGGCCCGCTTCGACGACGGCACGACGTCCCTGGACAACTCCGGTGCCCTGCAAGCCCGTTCGGCAAGGGGTTCGCTGCCCTCGGGCGCCGGTCTCGTCACCTCGCCGAGCACGCGCTGCCGGGAGACCGCCGCCGCGCTCGGCCTCGCCGTGGAGACAGCCGATGCCGGACCGGCCGGTCTTGACGCGGGCCGCTGGCGGGGCCGTACGCTCGACGAAGTCGGCCGGGACGAACCGGAGGCGTTGACACAGTGGCTCGCCGACCCCGCCTCCGCACCCCACGGCGGCGAGTCGGTGCAGGACCTGTGCCTGCGAGTCGCCCGCTGGCTGGACACCGTGACGGAGTCCGACGGCCTCACCCTGGCCGTGGTGGAACCCGATGTCGTGCGAGCCGCGGTGGTACACGTACTGGGAGCGCCCGTGACGGCCTTCTGGCGTGCCGACGTTCGGCCGCTGACCGCCACCGAGATCAGCGGTCAGGGCGAGCGCTGGAATCTGCGGTTGGGGCACACCCTGCACCCATGA